The proteins below are encoded in one region of Natranaerovirga hydrolytica:
- the ileS gene encoding isoleucine--tRNA ligase, producing the protein MYEKVSTNLNFVEREKEVLDFWKEKEVFEKSIDFRKEGPTYTFYDGPPTANGKPHIGHVLTRVIKDIIPRYRTMKGYKVLRKAGWDTHGLPVELEVEKELGLDGKDQIEAYGLEPFIKKCKESVWTYKGMWEDFSGKVGFWADMDDPYVTYHNDYIESIWWALRKIWDKDLLYKGHKIVPYCARCGTPLSSHEVAQGYKDVKEKSAIAKFKIKDTDNEYFLAWTTTPWTLPSNVALCVNPEETYAKIKIKDEFYILAEELISSVIGELEYEVVEKYVGKDLEHMEYEQLFDYAKVEEKAFFVTCADFVTLSDGTGIVHIAPAFGEDDSQVGRKYGLPFVQLVDEKGEFVEDAEPIKGQFAKEADPFIIKNLTDRGLLFSALDYEHSYPHCWRCDTPLLYYAKDTWFVKMTEVKERLIANNDTINWLPESIGKRRFGDWLNNVLDWGLSRDRYWGTPLNIWECDCGHKHSIGSIEELKSMSDNCPEDIELHRPYIDDVLLNCPKCSQKMKRVEAVIDCWFDSGAMPFAQWHYPFENKEIFEENFPADFISEAVDQTRGWFYSLLAISTLLFDEPAFKNVIVLGLVQDENGQKMSKSKGNAVDPFEALEKYGADAIRWYFYVNSAPWLPNRFYDDAVMEGQRKFMGTLWNTYAFYVLYANIDQFNPMDYQLEYDKLSQMDKWLLSKLNSLVKLVDTNLEKYKITESARALQGFVDDLSNWYVRRSRERFWQKEMPQDKINAYMTLYTTLTTLTKVVAPFTPFVAESIYKNLVRNFDKEAPDSVHLCDFPEVTEAYIDEKLEENMDLVLNIVVLGRACRNSANIKNRQPIGKMFVKASNGLDGQYKDIIASELNIKEVSFLEDMSDFTSYSFKPQLKTLGPKYGKLIQKIKQALTELDGNEAMNDLKTNGQIQLTIDDETIELVEEDLLIETTEKEGFVTDSENDLTVVLDTNLTEALIEEGFVREIISKIQTMRKEADFEVTDHIKIYYKNNKNLINIIEKNKVDIMEEVLAQEAHEGEASSGYSKEWNINGETIELTVVKA; encoded by the coding sequence GTGTACGAAAAAGTATCGACTAACCTTAATTTTGTTGAGAGAGAAAAAGAAGTACTAGATTTTTGGAAAGAAAAAGAAGTATTTGAAAAAAGTATTGATTTTAGAAAAGAAGGACCAACATATACATTTTATGATGGACCGCCAACAGCTAATGGAAAGCCCCATATAGGACATGTTCTAACACGTGTTATCAAGGATATTATACCAAGATATAGAACGATGAAAGGCTATAAAGTTCTTAGAAAAGCAGGGTGGGATACCCATGGATTACCTGTTGAATTAGAGGTTGAGAAAGAACTTGGTTTAGATGGAAAAGATCAAATAGAAGCGTACGGATTAGAACCATTTATTAAAAAGTGCAAAGAAAGTGTTTGGACTTATAAAGGTATGTGGGAAGATTTTAGTGGTAAAGTTGGGTTTTGGGCAGATATGGACGACCCATATGTAACCTACCATAACGATTATATTGAATCCATTTGGTGGGCACTTAGAAAAATATGGGACAAAGACTTATTATACAAAGGACATAAGATCGTACCTTATTGTGCAAGATGTGGCACACCATTATCCAGTCATGAAGTGGCACAAGGCTATAAAGATGTAAAAGAAAAGTCAGCAATAGCCAAATTCAAAATTAAAGATACAGATAACGAATACTTTTTAGCATGGACAACAACACCTTGGACACTACCTTCTAATGTTGCCCTATGTGTGAATCCAGAAGAAACTTATGCAAAAATTAAGATCAAAGACGAATTTTATATTCTAGCAGAAGAGTTAATAAGCTCAGTAATTGGTGAATTAGAATATGAAGTAGTAGAAAAATATGTAGGCAAAGACTTAGAGCATATGGAATATGAACAATTGTTTGATTATGCAAAAGTAGAAGAAAAAGCATTTTTTGTTACATGTGCAGACTTTGTTACGTTAAGTGACGGTACAGGTATCGTTCATATTGCACCAGCATTTGGTGAAGACGATTCTCAAGTTGGAAGAAAGTACGGCTTACCCTTTGTACAATTGGTAGATGAAAAAGGAGAGTTTGTTGAAGATGCTGAGCCTATAAAGGGTCAATTTGCAAAAGAAGCAGATCCATTCATCATAAAAAACCTAACAGATAGAGGCTTATTATTCTCTGCATTAGACTATGAACATTCATACCCACATTGTTGGAGATGTGACACACCATTATTATACTACGCAAAAGACACTTGGTTTGTCAAAATGACAGAAGTTAAAGAGCGATTAATTGCCAATAACGATACAATCAATTGGTTGCCAGAAAGCATTGGTAAACGCAGATTTGGAGATTGGTTAAACAATGTTCTTGACTGGGGACTGAGTCGTGATAGATATTGGGGAACGCCTCTAAATATATGGGAATGCGATTGTGGACATAAGCATTCCATTGGTAGCATAGAAGAACTAAAATCTATGTCAGACAATTGTCCAGAGGACATTGAATTGCATAGACCCTATATAGACGATGTGTTATTAAATTGTCCAAAATGTTCTCAAAAGATGAAGCGTGTAGAAGCCGTTATTGACTGTTGGTTTGATTCAGGCGCAATGCCTTTTGCACAATGGCATTACCCATTTGAGAATAAAGAAATCTTTGAAGAAAACTTCCCAGCAGACTTTATTTCAGAAGCTGTTGATCAAACAAGAGGTTGGTTTTATTCTTTATTAGCAATTTCTACATTATTATTTGATGAACCTGCATTTAAAAATGTTATTGTATTAGGATTGGTTCAAGATGAAAATGGACAAAAAATGTCCAAATCAAAAGGCAATGCAGTGGATCCATTTGAAGCATTAGAAAAATATGGAGCAGATGCTATTAGATGGTATTTCTATGTGAATAGTGCGCCTTGGTTACCTAATCGTTTCTATGACGATGCAGTAATGGAAGGACAACGTAAATTTATGGGAACCCTTTGGAATACCTATGCATTTTACGTGCTGTATGCTAATATAGATCAATTTAATCCAATGGATTATCAGTTAGAATACGATAAATTATCTCAAATGGATAAATGGTTGTTGTCAAAATTAAATTCATTGGTAAAATTAGTGGATACTAATCTTGAAAAGTACAAGATTACTGAATCAGCAAGAGCCTTACAAGGTTTTGTGGATGATTTAAGTAACTGGTATGTAAGAAGAAGTAGAGAAAGATTTTGGCAAAAAGAAATGCCACAAGATAAAATCAATGCATATATGACTTTATATACCACACTAACCACATTAACAAAGGTAGTGGCACCATTTACACCATTTGTTGCTGAAAGTATTTATAAAAATCTAGTGCGTAACTTTGATAAAGAAGCACCAGATAGTGTACATCTTTGTGACTTCCCAGAAGTTACGGAAGCCTACATTGATGAAAAACTAGAAGAAAATATGGACTTAGTCCTTAACATTGTTGTATTAGGTCGTGCTTGTAGAAACTCAGCTAATATTAAAAATAGACAACCTATTGGAAAAATGTTTGTCAAAGCAAGTAATGGTTTAGATGGACAATATAAAGACATTATTGCAAGTGAATTGAATATTAAAGAAGTATCTTTCTTAGAGGATATGAGCGATTTTACTTCATACAGTTTCAAACCTCAATTAAAAACCTTAGGACCCAAATATGGTAAATTGATTCAAAAAATCAAACAAGCTTTAACTGAATTAGATGGTAATGAAGCCATGAATGATTTAAAAACAAATGGACAGATTCAATTAACAATAGATGATGAAACCATTGAATTAGTGGAAGAAGATTTACTCATTGAAACAACAGAAAAAGAAGGGTTTGTAACAGATTCTGAGAATGATTTGACGGTTGTGTTAGATACCAACCTTACAGAAGCATTAATAGAAGAAGGATTTGTAAGAGAGATTATAAGTAAAATCCAAACAATGAGAAAAGAAGCGGATTTTGAAGTAACGGATCATATTAAGATTTATTATAAAAACAACAAAAATCTAATTAATATCATAGAGAAAAATAAAGTAGATATTATGGAAGAAGTATTGGCACAAGAAGCTCATGAAGGTGAAGCGTCATCAGGATATTCTAAAGAATGGAATATTAATGGTGAGACCATTGAATTGACTGTAGTAAAAGCATAA
- the mgtE gene encoding magnesium transporter, with amino-acid sequence MRDYIITIKTFLENKNLDELKSLMNEIDIWDLIDIFKELGFDNDSVVIFRLLSKERALQVFEQLDVGLQEHLLLSFTDEKSMEIIQNLAPDDRAMLLDELPAKVATKLLNNLSFEDRQKTADLLGYENETAGRIMTPEYISLKKHLTVKDATEKIRSIASEKNPETVYNIYITSDKRVLEGTVSLRDLLISDDASTLDSIMNTDFSNVHTHTDQEIVAKLLQDRDLLAVPVLDNENRLVGIVTVDDAMDILEEETTDDIFDKVGLINISQKETNRSAALIKGSFSDAWKARIPFLLITLFGGMLAGVVIGAFEETLESVAAVAVFIPVIMDMGGNVGTQSSTIFTRALILGQINIKNFSKHLFKEIMVGFSMGIILGILAGFIAHFWQGIPGLGIVVTIALIITITLATTLGFFIPFVLVKLGFDQAAGSDPIITTIKDISGLAIYFLLVQYFLSHLL; translated from the coding sequence ATGAGAGATTACATTATAACCATCAAAACATTTTTAGAAAACAAAAATCTTGATGAATTAAAAAGTTTGATGAACGAAATTGATATTTGGGATTTAATTGATATTTTTAAAGAGTTAGGTTTTGACAATGATTCTGTAGTGATTTTTAGACTGTTATCAAAAGAAAGGGCTCTACAGGTTTTCGAGCAATTGGATGTTGGTTTACAAGAGCATTTGTTGCTATCTTTTACCGATGAAAAATCAATGGAAATTATTCAAAACTTAGCACCTGATGACCGAGCAATGTTATTAGATGAATTACCAGCAAAAGTAGCTACTAAGTTACTGAATAATTTATCTTTTGAAGACCGTCAAAAAACAGCAGATTTATTAGGGTACGAGAATGAAACTGCTGGTCGAATTATGACACCAGAGTATATTTCATTAAAAAAACATCTTACTGTAAAAGATGCTACTGAGAAGATTCGAAGTATTGCCAGTGAAAAAAATCCTGAAACTGTCTATAATATATACATTACTAGCGACAAAAGAGTTCTTGAAGGAACGGTTTCTTTAAGAGATTTATTAATCTCCGATGATGCATCAACCCTTGACTCCATTATGAATACAGATTTTTCTAATGTTCATACCCACACCGATCAAGAAATCGTAGCAAAATTATTACAAGACCGTGATTTACTAGCTGTTCCTGTTCTTGATAATGAAAACAGACTGGTAGGTATTGTGACCGTTGATGATGCTATGGATATCCTCGAAGAAGAAACAACAGATGATATTTTTGATAAGGTTGGTTTGATTAATATCAGTCAAAAGGAAACCAATCGTAGTGCTGCCTTAATTAAAGGGTCTTTTTCAGACGCTTGGAAAGCTAGGATTCCTTTTTTATTAATTACATTATTTGGAGGAATGTTAGCTGGTGTAGTAATTGGCGCTTTTGAAGAAACATTAGAATCTGTTGCTGCCGTTGCTGTCTTCATTCCTGTTATTATGGACATGGGTGGAAATGTAGGGACTCAATCTTCAACCATTTTTACACGCGCCTTAATACTTGGACAAATTAATATTAAGAACTTTTCCAAGCATCTTTTTAAAGAAATTATGGTTGGGTTTAGTATGGGTATTATTTTAGGTATCTTAGCAGGTTTTATAGCTCATTTTTGGCAAGGAATTCCTGGACTTGGTATCGTAGTTACCATTGCCTTAATTATAACCATTACTTTAGCAACCACCTTAGGCTTTTTTATTCCATTTGTATTGGTGAAATTAGGATTTGACCAAGCAGCTGGCTCTGACCCAATTATTACAACCATTAAGGACATTAGCGGATTGGCTATTTACTTTTTATTGGTTCAATATTTTTTATCTCATTTATTATAG